Proteins from a genomic interval of Microbacterium abyssi:
- a CDS encoding phosphatidate cytidylyltransferase, whose translation MDESIGDADEGQPLTRREAREAATPDGEAPARHEPVAAADPAAVMREQLRQARGEFETHVHQAREHLDQANERIKARTGRDLILAILVGLAFGAVLLGSLLFIKELFIPIALAIAILGIFELTRALRSAGRRIDIVPQVAAGVLLVVAGYFAPAWLSWVTLLFAVAFVIVWRLVAQMAAKDGRTYGDVLTDAVVGGFVQIYVPFLTSVALLLLRQDGGQWWVLGFVAVAVASDTGAYAAGLAFGKHPMAPRISPKKTWEGFAGAVVAAIAAGVLLALFLLQMPWWAGVLFGIAILLSATLGDLGESMIKRDIGIKDMSSWLPGHGGLLDRLDSILPSTIPALSLYFLLSPWATLT comes from the coding sequence ATGGACGAGTCGATCGGAGACGCCGACGAAGGGCAGCCGCTGACGCGGCGCGAAGCCCGCGAAGCGGCGACCCCGGACGGCGAGGCGCCCGCTCGGCATGAGCCTGTGGCCGCAGCGGATCCTGCGGCCGTCATGCGCGAGCAGCTGCGCCAGGCGCGCGGTGAGTTCGAGACGCACGTGCACCAGGCGCGCGAGCATCTGGACCAGGCCAACGAGCGGATCAAGGCGCGCACAGGTCGCGATCTGATCCTGGCGATCCTGGTCGGCCTGGCGTTCGGCGCGGTGCTGCTGGGCTCGCTGCTGTTCATCAAAGAACTGTTCATCCCGATCGCTCTGGCGATCGCGATACTCGGCATCTTCGAACTGACCCGCGCGCTGCGCAGCGCCGGTCGCCGCATCGACATCGTGCCGCAGGTGGCCGCCGGCGTCCTCCTCGTAGTGGCCGGATACTTCGCGCCGGCCTGGCTCAGCTGGGTGACGCTGCTGTTCGCAGTCGCGTTCGTGATCGTGTGGCGCCTGGTCGCCCAGATGGCGGCGAAGGACGGTCGCACGTACGGGGACGTTCTGACGGATGCCGTCGTCGGCGGCTTCGTCCAGATCTACGTGCCCTTCCTCACCAGCGTCGCGCTGCTCCTGCTGCGGCAGGACGGCGGACAGTGGTGGGTCCTCGGGTTCGTCGCCGTTGCCGTGGCTTCCGACACCGGGGCGTACGCGGCCGGTCTCGCGTTCGGCAAGCACCCGATGGCGCCGCGCATCAGCCCGAAGAAGACCTGGGAGGGTTTCGCCGGCGCGGTCGTCGCCGCGATCGCCGCCGGTGTGCTCCTCGCGCTCTTCCTGCTGCAGATGCCGTGGTGGGCCGGTGTGCTCTTCGGCATCGCGATCCTGCTGTCGGCCACGCTGGGTGACCTCGGAGAGTCGATGATCAAGCGCGACATCGGCATCAAGGACATGAGCTCCTGGCTGCCGGGCCATGGCGGGCTGCTCGACCGGCTCGACAGCATCCTGCCCTCGACGATCCCCGCGCTCAGCCTTTACTTCCTGCTCTCGCCATGGGCGACGCTGACATGA
- a CDS encoding tetratricopeptide repeat protein: protein MSDISAAALRGAVDLSTLRNRPAAPSDAAQAPVGGDAPGQGGFVVDVTDATFGQILELSRTVPIVVDLWAEWCGPCKQLSPILEKVVGELGGRVVLAKVDVDANPQLAQSFRAQSIPMVVALIAGQPVPMFTGAVPEEQVRQVIDQLLQVAAQNGVTGTAGGEQEPAAEGEQEQEKPLPPLHAEAFAAIEKGDYATAITAYEKALAENPRDEDARAGLGQVRLLDRVQGLDLQESRAAAAASPHDVHAQFAVADLDISGGHVDDAFGRLLDLFAVLPSEERTPVRERLVELFGLVGADDPRVASARNRLSSLLF from the coding sequence GTGAGCGATATCTCGGCAGCAGCCCTCCGCGGCGCTGTGGACCTGTCAACCCTGCGCAACCGCCCGGCCGCGCCGTCAGATGCCGCCCAGGCGCCGGTCGGTGGCGATGCCCCCGGTCAGGGCGGCTTCGTGGTCGACGTGACAGATGCCACGTTCGGCCAGATCCTGGAACTCTCGCGCACCGTGCCGATCGTCGTCGACCTGTGGGCGGAATGGTGCGGTCCGTGCAAGCAGCTGAGCCCGATCCTCGAGAAGGTCGTAGGTGAGCTGGGAGGACGCGTCGTCCTCGCGAAGGTCGATGTCGACGCGAACCCGCAGCTGGCGCAGAGCTTCCGCGCGCAGTCGATCCCGATGGTGGTGGCGCTGATCGCCGGCCAGCCGGTGCCGATGTTCACCGGCGCTGTCCCGGAGGAGCAAGTGCGCCAGGTCATCGACCAATTGCTCCAGGTCGCGGCGCAGAACGGTGTGACCGGCACGGCCGGCGGCGAGCAGGAGCCCGCGGCCGAGGGCGAGCAGGAGCAGGAGAAGCCGCTTCCGCCGCTGCACGCCGAGGCCTTCGCCGCGATCGAGAAGGGGGACTACGCCACGGCGATCACGGCGTACGAGAAGGCTCTCGCGGAGAACCCGCGCGACGAGGACGCCCGAGCCGGACTCGGCCAGGTGCGCCTGCTCGACCGGGTGCAGGGGCTTGACCTGCAGGAGTCGCGTGCCGCCGCGGCAGCGAGCCCGCACGATGTGCACGCGCAGTTCGCGGTGGCAGACCTCGACATCTCCGGCGGCCACGTCGACGACGCCTTCGGGCGTCTGCTCGACCTGTTCGCGGTGCTGCCCTCCGAAGAGCGCACACCCGTGCGAGAGCGCCTCGTCGAACTGTTCGGCCTGGTCGGAGCGGACGACCCGCGCGTCGCGTCGGCCCGCAACCGGCTGTCGTCGCTGCTCTTCTAA
- a CDS encoding AI-2E family transporter — MKLHNPFRTALVATLGVGLGILLIGSIESLSTVLLYVGTALFLSLGLDPVISFLERRRLPRWLAVLVSILAVLGVFSGIVLMVLPILIDQISQLVRQITVFLQSTRLDDVKDWLIATFPGLQRSFVDDLFTNATDWLTENWTTITESVVTVGTAIVTGLFGAFIVLILTIYLTASTPSLKRAVYQLVPASKRPRFIDLSEQITDSVGYYVMGQVTLGVINGILSAIYLNIIGAPFAAVLAVIAFFFSLIPLVGTLTGSTIIVLVCLIPGLGSPGMAIAAAIYYLIYMQIEAYVISPRIMSRAVSVPGAVVVVAALAGGSLLGLLGALIAIPVAASILIIYRQVLIPRMNER, encoded by the coding sequence ATGAAGCTGCACAATCCGTTCCGCACCGCGCTGGTCGCCACGCTCGGCGTGGGACTCGGCATCCTGCTGATCGGCAGCATCGAGTCGCTGTCGACTGTGCTGCTCTACGTCGGCACGGCGCTGTTCCTCAGCCTCGGGCTGGATCCCGTCATCTCGTTCCTCGAGCGTCGAAGGCTGCCACGCTGGCTGGCTGTCCTGGTGTCGATCCTCGCGGTGCTGGGTGTCTTCTCCGGAATCGTGCTGATGGTGCTCCCCATCCTCATCGATCAGATCAGCCAGCTGGTGCGGCAGATCACGGTCTTCTTGCAGAGCACACGACTCGATGACGTCAAGGACTGGCTGATCGCCACATTCCCCGGGCTTCAGCGCAGCTTCGTCGACGACCTGTTCACCAATGCCACGGACTGGCTCACCGAGAACTGGACGACGATCACCGAGAGCGTCGTCACCGTCGGCACCGCGATCGTGACCGGCCTGTTCGGCGCATTCATCGTGCTGATCCTCACGATCTACCTGACGGCGTCGACGCCATCGCTGAAGCGCGCTGTGTACCAGTTGGTGCCGGCATCCAAGCGGCCCCGCTTCATCGACCTGTCCGAGCAGATCACCGACTCGGTCGGATACTACGTCATGGGCCAGGTCACCCTCGGTGTGATCAACGGCATCCTCAGCGCGATCTACCTCAACATCATCGGCGCGCCCTTTGCGGCCGTGCTGGCCGTCATCGCGTTCTTCTTCTCACTGATCCCACTGGTCGGAACCCTCACCGGTTCGACGATCATCGTGCTCGTCTGCCTCATCCCGGGGCTCGGCTCCCCCGGGATGGCGATCGCTGCGGCGATCTACTACCTGATCTACATGCAGATAGAGGCATACGTCATCTCGCCGCGCATCATGAGCCGTGCGGTGTCCGTGCCCGGTGCCGTGGTCGTGGTGGCCGCCCTGGCCGGCGGATCACTGCTCGGGCTGCTCGGCGCGCTGATCGCGATCCCGGTGGCCGCCAGCATCCTGATCATCTACCGGCAGGTGCTCATCCCCCGAATGAATGAAAGGTGA
- the tsf gene encoding translation elongation factor Ts has product MANFTIADIKALREQLGTGMVDTKKALEEAEGDREKAVEILRLKGAKGNAKRADRSTSEGLVVSREQDGGVTLIELACETDFVAKNDRFIALADKVVDAVAAAKANSIEDALAASAGSQTVGELISDEAAIIGEKIELRQVRTVTGDAVEVYMHRTSKDLPPQIGVVVAYSGDDAVTARSIAQHISFANPSYLRREDVPADAIEKEREIVTEISRNEGKPEAALPKIVEGRVSAFVKQVALLEQDYAKDNKLSVAQVAKDAGITVTDFARFKVGA; this is encoded by the coding sequence ATGGCCAACTTCACCATCGCCGACATCAAGGCGCTGCGTGAGCAGCTCGGCACCGGAATGGTCGACACGAAGAAGGCGCTCGAAGAGGCCGAGGGAGACCGCGAGAAGGCGGTCGAGATCCTTCGTCTGAAGGGTGCGAAGGGCAACGCCAAGCGCGCTGATCGTTCCACCAGCGAAGGCCTCGTCGTCTCGCGTGAGCAGGACGGCGGCGTCACGCTGATCGAGCTCGCTTGCGAGACCGACTTCGTGGCGAAGAACGACCGCTTCATCGCTCTCGCGGACAAGGTCGTCGACGCCGTGGCCGCCGCAAAGGCGAACTCGATCGAGGATGCCCTCGCGGCGTCTGCGGGCAGCCAGACCGTCGGAGAGCTGATCTCCGACGAGGCTGCCATCATCGGCGAGAAGATCGAGCTGCGTCAGGTCCGCACCGTCACCGGTGACGCCGTCGAGGTGTACATGCACCGCACGAGCAAGGATCTGCCTCCGCAGATCGGCGTCGTGGTCGCCTACTCGGGTGACGACGCCGTGACCGCTCGCAGCATCGCACAGCACATCTCGTTCGCCAACCCGTCGTACCTCCGACGCGAGGACGTTCCGGCCGACGCCATCGAGAAGGAGCGCGAGATCGTCACCGAGATCTCCCGCAACGAGGGCAAGCCGGAGGCCGCGCTGCCGAAGATCGTCGAAGGCCGCGTGTCGGCGTTCGTCAAGCAGGTCGCACTGCTCGAGCAGGACTACGCCAAGGACAACAAGCTCTCCGTCGCCCAGGTGGCGAAGGACGCCGGTATCACCGTGACGGACTTCGCGCGCTTCAAGGTCGGAGCGTAA
- the frr gene encoding ribosome recycling factor, translated as MIADVLAETTSRMTRAVEAAKEDFATVRTGRANPQMFQKVMVDYYGSPTPLAQLASLANPEARSLVITPYDKSALKAIEQAIRDMPNLGANPTNDGNIVRVTMPELTQERRKEYVKLVRTKGEDAKVHLRGIRRKSKDELDALKSDVGEDEIARGEKELDALTRQHVDLIDDALKRKEAELLEV; from the coding sequence GTGATCGCGGACGTCCTCGCTGAAACCACCTCCCGCATGACTCGCGCCGTCGAGGCCGCCAAGGAGGACTTCGCCACCGTTCGCACGGGGCGCGCCAACCCGCAGATGTTCCAGAAGGTGATGGTCGACTACTACGGGTCGCCGACGCCGCTCGCGCAGCTCGCCTCACTGGCGAACCCCGAGGCGCGCTCGCTCGTCATCACCCCGTACGACAAGTCTGCGCTCAAGGCCATCGAGCAGGCCATCCGCGACATGCCGAACCTCGGCGCGAATCCGACCAACGACGGCAACATCGTTCGCGTGACGATGCCGGAGCTGACGCAGGAGCGCCGTAAGGAGTACGTGAAGCTCGTGCGCACCAAGGGCGAGGATGCGAAGGTCCACCTGCGCGGCATCCGTCGCAAGTCGAAGGACGAGCTGGACGCGCTCAAGAGCGACGTCGGCGAAGACGAGATCGCTCGCGGTGAGAAGGAGCTGGACGCTCTCACCCGCCAGCACGTCGATCTCATCGACGACGCGCTCAAGCGCAAAGAGGCCGAGCTCCTCGAGGTCTGA
- the pyrH gene encoding UMP kinase, with amino-acid sequence MTERTGRRRVLLKLSGEAFGGGQLGVNPDVVSQIARDIAAAVAEVEIAIVVGGGNFFRGAELSQRGMDRGRADYMGMLGTVMNALALQDFLEQAGAPTRVQSAISMTQVAEPYIPLRAERHMEKGRVVIFGAGAGLPYFSTDTVAAQRALEIGAQEVLVAKNGVDGIYTADPNKDASATRIEKVTYLDALQRGLKVVDSTAFSLCMDNSMDMRVFGMEPAGNVTRALLGERIGTLVTA; translated from the coding sequence ATGACTGAACGCACCGGACGCCGTCGCGTCCTTCTCAAACTCTCCGGGGAGGCATTCGGCGGTGGCCAGCTCGGGGTGAATCCCGACGTGGTCAGCCAGATCGCCCGCGACATCGCCGCGGCGGTCGCCGAGGTCGAGATCGCCATCGTCGTCGGCGGAGGCAACTTCTTCCGCGGCGCCGAGCTCAGCCAGCGCGGTATGGATCGCGGGCGCGCCGACTACATGGGGATGCTCGGCACCGTGATGAACGCCCTCGCACTCCAGGACTTCCTCGAGCAGGCCGGTGCGCCCACCCGCGTGCAGTCCGCCATCTCGATGACGCAGGTCGCGGAGCCGTACATCCCGCTGCGCGCCGAGCGTCACATGGAGAAGGGCCGCGTCGTCATCTTCGGCGCCGGCGCAGGACTCCCGTACTTCTCGACCGACACGGTAGCCGCGCAGCGCGCCCTCGAGATCGGCGCACAGGAGGTGCTCGTGGCCAAGAACGGTGTCGACGGGATCTATACCGCCGACCCGAACAAGGATGCATCGGCGACCCGCATCGAGAAGGTCACCTACCTCGACGCGCTGCAGCGCGGCCTGAAGGTCGTCGACTCGACCGCGTTCAGCCTCTGCATGGACAACAGCATGGACATGCGCGTGTTCGGCATGGAGCCGGCTGGCAATGTCACCCGTGCTCTGCTCGGAGAGCGGATCGGCACGCTCGTCACAGCCTGA
- the glgB gene encoding 1,4-alpha-glucan branching protein GlgB: MSTPQKAAIPAEWAAVASGSHHAPHEVLGPHPTTDAAGRTSTTIRARRPLAESVAAVLEDGTRVSLEHVANGIWQGKHSGAPVSYRIATVYDGGPEQFNGDPYRHLPTVGELDLHLIGEGRHERLWEALGAGAHLIDGEIGVAFAVWAPNARAVRVVGDHNGWNGEGHAMRSMGSSGVWELFIPGVSPGTVYKYEILTPDGRWIVKADPMAQRTQVPPETASVVPFSAYSWKDGAWMTRRAATHAVAQPMSIYEVHLGSWRGGLGYRDVADPLIAHVIETGFTHVEFMPLAEHPFGGSWGYQVSGYYAPTARFGTPDDLRYLIDRLHQAGIGVILDWVPGHFPKDEFALARFDGRPLYEHPDPRRGEHQDWGTLIFDYGRPEVRGFLVANALYWFEEFHVDGLRVDAVASMLYLDYSRREGEWEPNVHGGRENLEAIRFLQEVNATAYRTHPGVVMIAEESTSFPGVTARTDQAGLGFGFKWNMGWMNDSLQYISRDPMYRAHHEGEITFSFVYAFGENYLLPISHDEVVHGKGSLLSKMPGDHAHKLANVRAYLAYMWGHPGKNLLFMGQEFGQIAEWSESRPLDWWLLDQPSHAQLQRFVGAMNGVYRSTAPLWERDGDSTRFRRLGAPQWDPNVIAFERRDLHGGRVIVISNFAGVERANLELDLPVAGVWEEILNTDAVEYGGTGIGNYGRVAAHASEDQRIPRTKVTLPPLATLWLRHRSGTKA; this comes from the coding sequence ATGAGCACTCCGCAAAAGGCCGCCATCCCCGCCGAGTGGGCGGCCGTGGCCTCCGGCTCCCACCACGCTCCCCACGAGGTTCTCGGCCCGCACCCGACGACGGATGCCGCCGGCCGCACCAGCACGACGATCCGCGCCCGCCGTCCTCTCGCCGAGAGCGTCGCCGCGGTCCTCGAGGACGGCACGCGCGTCTCCCTGGAGCATGTCGCGAACGGCATCTGGCAGGGGAAGCACTCCGGGGCGCCGGTGTCGTATCGCATCGCCACGGTATACGACGGCGGGCCCGAGCAGTTCAACGGCGATCCCTACCGCCACCTGCCGACCGTCGGCGAGCTCGACCTGCACCTGATCGGCGAGGGCAGGCACGAGCGCCTGTGGGAGGCGCTGGGCGCAGGCGCCCACCTGATCGACGGCGAGATCGGGGTCGCGTTCGCAGTATGGGCGCCGAACGCGAGGGCGGTCCGGGTCGTCGGCGACCACAACGGCTGGAACGGCGAAGGCCACGCCATGCGCTCGATGGGATCGAGCGGCGTATGGGAGCTGTTCATCCCCGGGGTCTCTCCCGGCACCGTCTACAAGTACGAGATCCTGACGCCCGACGGTCGCTGGATCGTCAAAGCCGACCCCATGGCGCAGCGCACGCAGGTGCCGCCGGAGACCGCCTCTGTCGTCCCGTTCTCGGCGTACAGCTGGAAGGACGGCGCGTGGATGACACGGCGCGCGGCGACTCATGCGGTCGCGCAGCCGATGAGCATCTATGAAGTGCACCTCGGCTCCTGGCGCGGCGGGCTCGGCTACCGCGACGTCGCCGACCCGCTGATCGCCCACGTGATCGAGACCGGCTTCACGCATGTCGAGTTCATGCCGCTCGCGGAGCATCCGTTCGGCGGTTCGTGGGGGTACCAGGTGAGCGGCTACTACGCCCCCACCGCCCGGTTCGGCACTCCGGACGACCTGCGCTACCTGATCGACCGGCTGCACCAGGCCGGCATCGGCGTGATCCTCGACTGGGTCCCCGGCCATTTTCCCAAGGACGAGTTCGCGCTCGCCCGCTTCGACGGACGACCCCTGTACGAACATCCCGATCCGCGACGGGGCGAGCATCAGGACTGGGGCACGCTGATCTTCGACTACGGCCGCCCCGAGGTGCGCGGGTTCCTCGTCGCGAACGCCCTGTACTGGTTCGAGGAGTTCCACGTCGACGGCCTCAGGGTGGATGCCGTCGCCTCGATGCTCTATCTGGACTACTCCCGCCGCGAGGGCGAGTGGGAGCCGAACGTCCACGGCGGGCGAGAGAACCTCGAGGCGATCCGGTTCCTGCAGGAGGTGAACGCCACCGCGTACCGTACCCACCCCGGCGTCGTGATGATCGCCGAGGAGTCCACCAGCTTTCCCGGCGTGACCGCGCGCACCGACCAGGCAGGGCTCGGTTTCGGCTTCAAGTGGAACATGGGGTGGATGAACGACTCGCTGCAGTACATCTCGCGCGACCCGATGTACCGCGCACACCACGAGGGAGAGATCACATTCTCGTTCGTGTACGCGTTCGGCGAGAACTACCTGCTTCCGATCAGCCATGACGAGGTCGTGCACGGCAAGGGCAGCCTGCTGTCGAAGATGCCGGGCGATCATGCGCACAAGCTCGCGAACGTGCGCGCGTACCTCGCATACATGTGGGGGCACCCCGGCAAGAACCTGCTGTTCATGGGCCAGGAGTTCGGGCAGATCGCGGAGTGGTCGGAGAGCCGACCGCTGGACTGGTGGCTGCTCGACCAGCCCTCGCATGCTCAGCTGCAGCGGTTCGTCGGCGCGATGAACGGCGTGTACCGCAGTACGGCACCGCTCTGGGAGCGTGACGGCGACAGCACGCGCTTCCGGCGCCTGGGTGCACCGCAGTGGGATCCGAACGTGATCGCCTTCGAGCGGCGAGACCTGCACGGCGGGCGCGTCATCGTCATCAGCAACTTCGCCGGCGTGGAACGCGCGAACCTCGAGCTCGATCTCCCGGTGGCCGGCGTCTGGGAGGAGATCCTCAACACCGACGCCGTGGAGTACGGCGGCACCGGCATCGGCAATTACGGCCGCGTGGCCGCCCACGCCTCAGAGGATCAACGCATCCCGAGAACGAAGGTCACGCTGCCGCCACTGGCGACTCTGTGGCTTCGGCACCGCTCGGGCACGAAGGCTTAG
- a CDS encoding transglycosylase SLT domain-containing protein, protein MTSGSEIDPSSDAVAPVRSAAPRSAPAKRHWTRRGLAGGLAAFGVVALAAAIVAPTGMALAEQPEADVETSFSLAVDDTQDLTVSVSGATISPVDRSSFEVYVTPKPTPPPEPEPASSTSGPSEPVAATPFYTGGGAPAEWMAAAGIASGDWGYVDYIVSRESGWNPNATNSSSGACGLVQALPCSKVPGNGYDPVDNLRWANGYATGRYGSWAAAHAFWTSNHWW, encoded by the coding sequence GTGACTTCCGGTTCTGAGATCGACCCCAGCAGCGACGCCGTCGCGCCGGTGAGGTCCGCAGCCCCGAGATCCGCGCCCGCGAAGAGACACTGGACGCGGCGCGGTCTCGCCGGCGGCCTGGCCGCGTTCGGCGTCGTCGCCCTGGCGGCTGCCATCGTGGCACCCACCGGCATGGCTCTTGCCGAACAGCCGGAGGCCGATGTCGAGACATCGTTCTCGCTCGCCGTCGACGACACCCAGGATCTGACCGTCAGCGTCAGCGGTGCGACGATCTCTCCGGTGGACCGCAGCAGCTTCGAGGTGTACGTCACGCCGAAACCCACACCGCCGCCCGAGCCGGAGCCCGCGTCGAGCACGTCGGGACCCTCCGAGCCAGTGGCTGCCACGCCGTTCTACACCGGCGGCGGTGCGCCCGCCGAGTGGATGGCGGCGGCCGGCATCGCATCGGGTGACTGGGGCTACGTCGACTACATCGTGTCCCGGGAGAGCGGCTGGAACCCGAACGCGACGAACAGCTCGTCCGGCGCGTGCGGTCTCGTTCAGGCGCTGCCCTGCAGCAAGGTGCCCGGCAACGGATACGACCCCGTCGACAACCTGCGGTGGGCGAACGGCTACGCGACCGGGCGCTACGGCAGTTGGGCTGCTGCCCACGCATTCTGGACCAGCAACCACTGGTGGTAA
- a CDS encoding glycosyl transferase produces MRFVWAVVAFVLATLLIGAGIAQRTIFMGPSAQQVELNVEEPTPYLLVDGAVLRENPGQQTLLIRGDGDIFAAYGRTADLEAWLSDATYTSIDLDGGSPTSTVVEPEVAPEDGETGTAEETGRNPAGSDLWLDSFSEQDQLITDMQLPDDMSVLIAKDGTEAAPDDIVVSWPLDTSTPLVGPLIAAGGAVLLFGLVMYVLAIRHQRRGRGPRRKGPGPMPATEPIDLSVEPAPVREALEPQAAGPAEKPESQADAKPEKSERRAIGRRRRLLVLPALGVAGLMFAGCSSDSWPQLGEASPTPSPTQTVLTPENQKPPAVTEAQASRILQDIAKTLEEADTEMDIDLAATRLDGTALSARSTDYELRATLKDRPMPAAIPTEAIEVLLPQATDTWPRTVLVLSKSKSDDTVPPVILTMTQADPWSNYKVTNVAEMQASTEVPQLAPAWLGTSLITDNASAFLALSPDELATAFADVVDAGEKSEYRSLFDPVTIALADSITESRKAVTKGLADNGAAETSKAAFDIAPSDEPPVALATLDSGAIVAVSLVDSEKITPTTSEAVIRFGENEEAKTLTGAEEASKGVRTTYGLQLFFSVPSQGSTEQVRLLAVHQDILDVEVIK; encoded by the coding sequence GTGCGTTTCGTGTGGGCCGTCGTGGCCTTCGTCCTGGCCACGCTTCTCATCGGGGCGGGCATCGCTCAGCGAACCATCTTCATGGGCCCATCTGCCCAGCAGGTGGAACTCAACGTCGAGGAGCCGACCCCGTATCTGCTGGTGGACGGCGCCGTGCTGCGCGAGAACCCCGGACAGCAGACCCTGCTGATCCGCGGAGACGGCGACATCTTCGCCGCCTACGGTCGCACGGCCGATCTCGAGGCATGGCTCTCGGATGCCACCTACACCTCGATCGACCTCGACGGCGGTTCCCCGACGAGCACCGTCGTCGAGCCTGAGGTCGCGCCGGAGGACGGCGAGACCGGCACCGCAGAAGAGACGGGTCGCAACCCGGCGGGTTCGGACCTCTGGCTGGACTCGTTCAGCGAGCAGGATCAGTTGATCACGGACATGCAGCTGCCCGACGACATGAGCGTGCTCATCGCGAAGGACGGCACCGAGGCCGCACCCGACGACATCGTCGTGTCGTGGCCGCTGGACACCTCGACGCCGCTGGTCGGGCCGCTGATCGCCGCCGGCGGCGCCGTGCTGCTGTTCGGTCTTGTCATGTACGTGCTCGCGATCCGTCACCAGCGCCGCGGGCGCGGTCCGCGTCGCAAGGGCCCGGGTCCGATGCCCGCGACGGAGCCGATCGACCTGTCCGTCGAGCCCGCGCCGGTTCGCGAGGCGCTCGAGCCGCAGGCCGCAGGACCGGCCGAGAAGCCCGAGTCGCAGGCGGACGCCAAACCCGAGAAGAGCGAGCGTCGGGCCATCGGACGGCGGCGACGCCTCCTCGTGCTCCCGGCGCTGGGTGTGGCAGGGCTCATGTTCGCGGGCTGCTCCAGCGACTCCTGGCCGCAACTCGGCGAAGCATCGCCGACACCCTCTCCGACGCAGACGGTGCTCACCCCCGAGAACCAGAAGCCGCCAGCTGTCACCGAGGCGCAGGCATCCCGCATTCTTCAGGACATCGCGAAGACTCTCGAAGAAGCCGACACGGAGATGGATATCGACCTCGCCGCCACGCGACTCGACGGCACCGCACTCAGCGCACGCTCCACCGACTACGAGTTGCGCGCCACTCTCAAGGACCGTCCCATGCCGGCGGCGATTCCGACCGAGGCCATCGAGGTCCTGCTGCCGCAGGCCACAGACACCTGGCCTCGCACGGTCCTGGTGCTCAGCAAGAGCAAGAGCGACGACACGGTTCCGCCCGTCATTCTCACCATGACCCAGGCTGACCCTTGGTCGAACTACAAGGTCACGAACGTCGCCGAGATGCAGGCATCCACCGAGGTGCCCCAGCTTGCGCCGGCATGGCTCGGCACGAGCCTCATCACCGATAACGCCTCCGCATTCCTGGCGCTCTCTCCGGACGAGCTCGCCACAGCCTTCGCCGATGTGGTCGACGCGGGGGAGAAGAGCGAGTATCGTTCGCTGTTCGACCCGGTGACGATCGCGCTGGCGGACTCCATCACCGAGAGCCGCAAGGCGGTCACCAAGGGCCTGGCCGACAACGGCGCCGCGGAGACTTCCAAAGCCGCATTCGACATCGCTCCGAGCGACGAGCCCCCCGTCGCACTCGCGACCCTGGACAGCGGTGCGATCGTCGCGGTGTCCCTCGTCGACAGCGAGAAGATCACGCCGACCACGAGCGAAGCCGTGATCAGGTTCGGCGAGAATGAAGAGGCGAAGACGCTCACCGGCGCCGAAGAGGCTTCGAAGGGCGTCAGGACGACCTACGGCCTGCAGCTGTTCTTCTCCGTGCCCAGCCAGGGCTCCACCGAGCAGGTGCGCCTGCTCGCCGTGCATCAGGACATTCTCGATGTGGAAGTGATCAAGTGA
- a CDS encoding DivIVA domain-containing protein has translation MTSTTVDDVTENARPAFRVTTGRERGYHRVAVDTFLASARETFELGLDDLSAADVRVASFPLVKEGYVVGDVDAALGRIEDAFAARERDQIVREQGAEAWVVKVRAEAQVILDHLARGRRHKFARSGLLGFGYRVDEVDHVAARIVRYLRDGDELTVEQLRSAAFRMQRHGYREEQVDAILDATIDVILAVR, from the coding sequence ATGACCTCGACTACGGTGGACGATGTGACCGAGAACGCCAGGCCCGCCTTCCGGGTCACGACAGGCCGTGAGCGCGGGTATCATCGCGTCGCGGTAGACACCTTCCTCGCATCCGCGAGGGAGACGTTCGAGCTCGGCCTCGACGATCTCAGCGCCGCCGATGTGCGGGTGGCCTCTTTCCCGCTGGTGAAGGAGGGCTACGTCGTCGGTGACGTGGATGCCGCGCTCGGTCGCATCGAAGACGCCTTCGCCGCACGCGAGCGCGATCAGATCGTACGCGAACAGGGCGCGGAGGCGTGGGTCGTCAAGGTGCGAGCCGAGGCGCAGGTGATCCTGGACCACCTCGCCCGCGGTCGCCGGCACAAGTTCGCCCGCAGCGGCCTTCTCGGGTTCGGGTATCGCGTGGACGAAGTCGATCACGTTGCAGCACGCATCGTCCGGTACCTGCGCGACGGGGATGAGCTCACTGTCGAGCAGCTGCGTTCTGCGGCGTTCCGCATGCAGCGACACGGCTACCGCGAGGAGCAGGTCGACGCGATCCTGGATGCGACGATCGACGTGATCCTCGCGGTGCGCTGA